The DNA window CCGAACGCCCCGTCCCGCCCCGCCGCTGGCGGTTCTTCGTCTACAGCGCCATCGGCCTGGCGATGTTCTTCGTCTCGGTCGAGATCGGCGGGAAGTCCACGATCCTCGTGGACCACGCTCTGACACTCGTGATGTGGGTGCTCGGTGCCGCACTGCCGTGGGTGGTGGTCGCCCTGGTCGCCCTCGGCACCCTCCGTCCCTTCGTCACCGGCTCCTGGCGTCACGGCGCCCTGCGCACGATCTTCGCCCTGGCGAACATCGTGGGCCTCGCGGTCGCGGTGTGCGCGGCGCTCGGCTACTACCCGGGGCCGCTCGGGAATCCGGACATCGGCCCGTTCCTGTGGGAGAAGCTCGGCATCCCCGTGGGCCTCATCGTGCCCGTCGGCGCCGTGTTCCTCGCCCTGCTGATCAACTATGGGCTGATGGAGTTCATCGGCGTGCTCGTCCAGCCGATCATGCGGCCCGTGTGGAAGGTGCCGGGCCGCGCGGCGGTCGACGCCGTCGCCTCCTTCGTCGGCTCCTACTCGCTGGCCCTGCTGATCACCGACCGCGTCTACCGCGAGGGGCGGTACACCGGCAAGGAGGCCGCGATCATCGCGACCGGCTTCTCCACGGTCTCCGCGACCTTCATGGTCATCGTGGCCAGCACGCTGGACCTCATGGAGCACTGGACGCTCTACTTCCTCCTCACCTTCGCCGTGACCTTCGCGGTCACCGCGATCACGGTGCGGATCCCGCCGCTCAGCCGCGTGGCGGACGACCCCTTCGAGGGCGTGGAGCACCTGGCCGAGCCCGTCTCCCGGGGACATCGCCTGCGCCAGGCCTGGGACGAGGCGATGCGCGCCCTCGCCGGTGCCCCCGGTGTGGTCGCCGGCAGCTGGGCGACCTTCAAGGACGGCGTGCTGATGGCTGCCGCGATCGTCCCCTCGATCCTCTCGATCGGGCTGGCGGGCCTGCTCCTGGCCACCTACACCCCGGTGTTCGATCTGATCGGCTGGCTCTTCGTGCCCATCGCCTGGCTGGTGCAGCTGCCGGATCCGGCGCTCGCCGGCAAGGCCGTCGCGGTGGGCATCGCCGAGATGTTCCTCCCGGCCACCGTGGTCGCCGGGCACGAGTCCGAGGTGCTGCGCTTCACCGTGGGCGTCACCGCCGTCTCCCAGATCGTGTTCTTCTCCGCGCTGGTGCCCTCCGTCCTGGCCACGCGGATCCCGGTGAACGTGGGCCAGCTGGTGGTGCTGTGGTTCGTGCGCGTGGTGCTCACGATCCTGATCACCGCACCGCTCGCGCACCTTCTGCTCTGACCCACCTGCGCACCTTCTCCTCCGACCCTCCCGCCACCCCGCTCCCGAAAGGACCCCCATGACCAGCCCCGTCGTCCTCGCCTCCTCCGGTCTCACCGCCGCCGACGTCCTCGCCGTCGCCCGCGGCCGGGCCCGCGTCGACCTCGACCCCGCAGCCCGAGCGCAGGTCGACGCGGTGCGCGAGCACATCGATGCCCTCGCCGCCCCCGGTCATGCCCCGGTGTACGGGGTCTCCACCGGCTTCGGCGCCCTCGCCGACACCGCGATCGAGCCGTCCATGCGCCACGCCCTGCAGCGCTCCCTGATCCGCTCCCACGCCGCGGGCGCCGGCCCCGAGGTCGAGACCGAGGTGGTGCGCGCCCTCATGCTGCTGCGCGCCCGCACCCTCGCCTCCGGCCGCACCGGCGTGCGCCCCGTGGTGGTCGAGACCATGCTCGCGCTGCTGAACGCGCAGATCACCCCGATCGTCCACGAGTACGGCTCCCTGGGCTGCTCCGGCGACCTCGCCCCGCTGTCCCACTGCGCGATCGTGCTCATGGGGGAGGGGCGGGCCCGCGACCGCGACGGCGTGGAGCGCCCCGTGCCCGAGCTGCTGGCCGAGGCCGGGATCGCTCCCGTCCTGCTCGAGGAGAAGGAGGGCCTGGCCCTCATCAACGGCACCGACGGCATGCTCGGCATGCTGCTGATGGCGATCGCCGACCTCGACGACCTGGTGCGCACCGCGGACCTCACCACGGCCCTGTCCGTGCAGGGGCTGCGCGGTCGTGACAGCGTGTTCAAGCCCGAGCTGCACTTCCCGCTGCGGCCCCATCCCGGTCAGGAGGCGTCGGCCGCGAACATCCTCGCCCTGCTCGAGGACTCGCCGATCATCGCCGATGTCGCCGCCGAGGGCTCTCGCGTGCAGGACGCCTACTCGCTGCGCTGCGCCCCGCAGGTCGCCGGCGGCGTGCGCGACACGATCGAGCACGCGCGCACCGTCGCGCTGCGCGAGCTCGACGCCGCGATCGACAACCCCGTCGTGCTCCCGGACGGCACCGTCACCTCGAACGGCAACTTCCACGGCGCGCCCGTGGCCTACGTGCTCGACTTCCTGGCCGTGGTCAGCGCCGATCTCGCCTCCATCGCCGAGCGGCGCACCGATCGGATGCTCGACACGTCCCGCTCCCACGGCCTGCCGCCGTTCCTGGCCGACGACCCCGGCGTGGACTCCGGCTTCATGATCGCCCAGTACACCCAGGCCGGGCTGGTCTCGGACATGAAGCGCCTCGCGGTGCCCGCGAGCGTGGACTCGATCCCGTCCTCCGCGATGCAGGAGGACCACGTCTCGATGGGCTGGCACGCCGCCCGCAAGCTGCGCACGAGCGTCGAGAACCTGCGCCGCGTGCTCGCGATCGAGCTGCTCACCGCCGCCCGTGCTATCGACCTGCGCCCCCTGGGGCCGTCGCCCGCCTCCGCCGCCGCGATGGCCGTGCTGCGCCGCACCGTCGAGGGCCCCGGCCCGGACCGCTTCCTCGCCCCCGACATCGCCGAGGCCGAGGCGCGGCTGCTCGACGGCAGCGTGCTCGCGGCCGTCGAGGAGGTCGTCGGGCGTCTGCGATGAGCGGGACCTCACCGCACGAGACGGGGTGCGCGGGCGGGTCGGCAGAGTAGCCTGGCACGCGCAGCCCGCTGTCGGCCCGGTCATCGCACCGGGTCCGGCCCCGGACCTCCGGACGCCGACCCGGCGGGCTGCCATCCCGTCCCCACCCCGAAGACGCTGAAAGTAGACCCATGGGAGAACTCCACCTCGGATTCGAGATCACGGCCCTCGTCGTGCTCTGCGTCATCCTCGTGGCCGATCTGCTGATCGTCCTCAAGCGCCCCCACCTGCCCTCCATGAAGGAGTGCGCGGCCTGGATCGGCTTCTACGTGGGCCTCGCCCTGGTCTTCGCCCTGGTGCTGCTCTTCGTGGGCGGCATGAAGCCCGCCTCCGAGTTCGTCACCGGCTGGCTGCTCGAGTACTCCCTGAGCATCGACAACCTCTTCGTCTTCATCATCATCATGGCGAAGTTCGGTGTGCCGAGGAAGTACCAGCAGGAAGCGCTGATGGTGGGCATCATCATCGCCCTCATCGCCCGCGGCCTGTTCATCCTCGCGGGCTCGGTGATCATCGAGCACTTCACCGCGGTCTTCTACGTCTTCGGCATCTTCCTGCTGTGGACGGCGTGGAAGCAGGCCTTCGAGGAGGAGGACGACGGCTCGGACTCCTTCATCATGCGCACGGTGCGGAAGGTCTTCCCGGTCTCCGACGAGTACGAGGGCAACAAGCTCCGCACCGTCGTCGACGGCAAGAAGGTCTTCACCCCGATGCTGCTGGTGTTCATCACCCTCGGCATCACCGATGTCATGTTCGCGCTGGACTCGATCCCGGCGATCTTCGGCGTGACGCGCAACCCGTTCCTGGTCTTCACCGCGAACATCTTCGCCCTGATGGGCCTGCGCCAGCTGTACTTCCTGCTCGGCGGTCTGCTGGAGCGCCTGGCCTACCTGCACTACGGCATCGCCGCGATCCTCGGCTTCATCGGCGTGAAGCTGCTGATCCATGCGATCCACGAGGCGCCGCTGGACTTCATCCCCGGCTTCGACCTCCTGAAGAAGATCCCCGAGGTGCCGATCTGGCTCTCGCTGGCCTTCATCGTGGTCGCGATGGGCACCGCGGTGCTGGTCTCGATCGTCGCCGCGAACAGGGCGGAGACGCGCGAGGTCGACGAGGGCGCGCCCACCGAGCGCTGAGCGGGGCGCAGGAGCGCGACCCGACTGCACGTCCGGCGGCCGACGCACGGGATCTCCCGTCCGTCGGCCGCCGGGTGGCCCGCGGCCGGGAGGTCCGGGCGGGTGCTGGGCCGCGACACCGCCGCGGCGGGGTGAACCGGCGCTCGTGAGCCCGCTCGCAGGTGCTTCCCAGGGGCCCGGAGCCCCCGGGTAGACTGGGCGACGGCAACGGGGGAGTATCCGCCGCGCTGTGCCCGTCATCACGGGGACCGTCATCGGTCCTCCGGGCGCAGCGGCCCGTCGGAACGCGCGACGGGTGGAGAGACCCGGGTCCTTCACGCGACCCAGGAAAGCAGAACCATGACCGTCTCCCCTCTGGTCTGGATCGTCACCATCGTGGCGGTTCTCGGACTCCTCGCCTTCGACTACATCTTCCATGTGCGCAAGGCGCACATCCCCACGATCCGCGAAGCGGCCGTCTGGTCCGCCATCTACGTGGGCATCGCGCTGCTGTTCGGCGCGGGCGTGTTCCTGTTCGGCGGCAGCACGATGGGCACCGAGTACTTCGCCGGCTACGTCACCGAGAAGGCGCTCTCGGTGGACAACCTCTTCGTCTTCCTCGTGATCATCGGTGCCTTCGCGGTGCCCCGCGAGGACCAGCAGAAGGTGCTGCTGTTCGGCATCACCTTCGCGATCATCGCCCGCTCCGGCATGATCGCGATCGGCGCGGCCGCGATCGACGCCTTCGCCGCGGTCTTCTACCTCTTCGGTGCGATCCTGCTGGTCACCGCCGGGAAGATGATCCTCGACGAGCTGAAGGGTGAGGACCACGAGGAGGAGAAGGACAGCTTCTTCGTCCGCGTCATCAAGAAGTACCTGCCGGCGACCGACGAGTACGACGGCGACAAGTTCTTCACCATCGAGAACGGCAAGCGGGTCCTCACCCCGATGCTGCTGGTCATGATCGCCATCGGTGCGACCGACATCCTGTTCGCGCTCGACTCGATCCCCGCGATCTTCGGCCTCACCCAGAACACCTACATCGTGTTCACCGCGACCGTGTTCTCGCTGCTGGGCCTGCGCCAGCTGTACTTCCTCATCGACGGACTGCTGGACCGACTGGTCTACCTCTCCTACGGCCTCTCGATCATCCTCGCCTTCATCGGCGTGAAGCTCGTCGTCCACGCCCTGCACGAGAACGAGCTGAGCTTCATCAACGACGGCGAGGCGGTGCACGCGATCCCGGAGATCACCACTTCCCTCTCGCTCTCCGTCATCGTGGGCGTCCTGGTCATCACGATCCTCGCCTCCCTGCTCTCGCCCAAGGGCCGGGCCCAGGCGGCCGTGAACGACGCGCATCGGGAGGCGCAGGCGTACATCGAGATGACCTACGCCTCCTTCGAGAAGAAGCGCGATGCGATGTACGACCGCATGATCGCGCACGAGAAGATCATCGACGCCCTGCCGGCGAAGTACGAGGACATGGTCGTCGCGGAGAAGAACGTGCGCGAGCTGCTCACGGATGCACACCGCCTCCACGACCAGCGCCTCGCGTTCAACGACCGGGCAGAGCGCTCCGATGAGCAGCCCGAGGGGCTCGTGGTCACCCGCGCCGACGGCACGGTCGCGACCGATCCCAGCGGCAATGTCGTCACGGTCGCCGCCGAGGAGGAGCTGCTCGCGAAGAAGGCGGCCAAGCGCCGCGAGCGCGAGCAGGCCCGCGCCGACCACGCCGCGAACCGCGGCCGCTGACCCCACCCTTCCCTGCCCGCGGCGGCGCCTCCTGCACGAGCAGGAGGCGCCGCCCCGCGGCGTACGCTCGGGAGCATGCAGGTCGTCGAGCGGGGCGCTGGTCCGTCCCGCCGAGGAGCCTGCGACAGGAGCTCGAGGGAGGAGTCCGCGGTGGACGAGGAGACCGAGGCCGCCGGTGAGGCGGCGTGCTGGCTGGGCCTGCTGTGCCCCCAGTGCGGGGCGATGCCCGAGGGTGACGGGCCCCTGGACCCGGAGAGACCCTGCTGGCGCTGCGGCGCCGTCCCGCCGCGGGGCTCCGCCGGCGATTCCGCCGGGGCGGGCTGAGGACCGGGCACCTCGGACCGCCCGGCAGGGCTGGGCGTCGGGCGGGCCCGACCACCAGCCTCGGGCGACCCTGCACCACGGACTCGGGCCGCTCCCCGACCCGGTAGGGGCTGCCTCGACGATCGCTCCGCGACCGGTGACAGCGGGCGCGTGCCGTCGCACCCTCGAACCATGACAGCTCCTCACACGCCCAGCGCTCCGGTCGCCTCTGCCGCGGCGACCCTCCCCGCCTCCGCCGTCGACCGCACCGACCGCCGTCGGGGCCTCCAGCTCGTGCTCGGGATCCTCCTGTTCCTCGGCGCCCAGGTCGTGATGGCGGGCGTGGCCCGTCTCGCGACCGCCGCCGCCGGCGCCCCGGCCGACGCGGGCCCTGCCCCGTGGGCGCTGCTGCTCAGCGCGGTCGTCGGTGCCGCCCTCGCGTTCGGCGGATACCTCCTCATCGTGGGCAGGGTCGGAGGCCGCCCCGGCCTCGCCCTGCGCGGACGCGGCAGGCTCGTCGAGCTCATGGCGGGACTCGCCCTGGGAGTGGGCCTGATCGCGCTCAGCGTGGGCGTGATCACCCTGCTGGGCGGCTACCGGGTCACCGGATTCTCCCCGTCCCCGCAGCTGCTGGTCCCGCTCGCGATCGGTCTCGGCGCCGGGGTGGTCGAGGAGATCGCGTTCCGCGGAGTCGTGCTGCGCGTGCTCGATGCCTGGCTGGGCAGCTGGGCTGCGCTCGCGATCAGCTCCCTCCTCTTCGGCCTGATCCACCTGACGAACCCCGGCGCGTCCCTGGTGACCGCTCTGGGCCTCGTGATCGAGGCGGGGGTCCTGCTGGGCGCCGCCTACCTGCTGACCCGCCGGCTGTGGCTCGCGATCGGGCTCCACATCGCCTGGAACACGGTGCAGGCCGGGGTCTTCTCCTCAGCGGTCTCCGGCACGGGGAAGCAGAACGGCCTCCTGGTCGCCGAGACCACCGGCCCCACGTGGCTGACCGGCGGCGCGATGGGCGTGGAGGGGTCCCTGGTCAGCGTGCTGCTGGGACTCGCGGTGGGCATCGTGATGCTGGTCCTCGCCGCCCGGCGCGGCCACCTGCTGCCCTCGGTGCGGGCGGAGCGCGCCGAGAGCTGAATCCTCGTCAGAGGGTCACAGGGTCACAGGGTCACAGGGTCACAGGGTCACAGGGTCACAGGGTCACAGGGTCACCGGGTCACCGCCGAGCACCCGCTGGTCGTGCGGGGCCCGGTGGCCCACGGCTCGACGGTCAGCCCGTCGGCGTGCTGAGCCCGAGGTCGTGCTCGGCGCTGCCCACGCCGCGGAGCAGGGTCTGCAGGACGAGGTTCGCCCGGTGGGCGGAGTCCTCGCCCTCGGGTCGTGCGGTGGCCGCCTCGTGGAGCAGGGCCATGTACACGTCGCGCGTCCACCGCAGGTCGGTCCCGGGGCGCAGGAGTCCGGCCTCGAGGGACCGCTGCAGGAGGGAGTCCAGCGCGGCGATGCTGTCAGGGTCGACCCCTCGGGCTCCCTCGCCGCCCTGGTCGACGAACTGCCAGGACGCCCGCCAGTCGACCTTGAGATCGAGCGTGGCGACGGTGAGCTGGTACAGGGCGGCCAGGGGCGGCGCCGTCCCGACGTTCGCGCCGGCGATGGCCTCGCGCAGCTTCGCATTGACCGCGTCGACGAGGGCATCCCGCAGCTCCTCCCTCGAGGAGAAGCGCCGATGCACCGTCGTGCGCGCGACGCCGGCCGCCGCGGCCACAGCGGCGAGGCTCGCCGTGGGGTCCGCGGCGAACACGCGCTCCGCGGCCTCGAGGATGCGGGCGATCGAGTTCTCCGCGTCGGCGCGGAGCGGCCGTGGTGAGCTCTGAGGATTCTCCGACATAAGGGAGATTGTACAGTCCTATATGTTGACCTAACTGTATCAGCTGTGTTGCAGTTAGGTCGTCGGCGTCCGGCCGACCTCACGGAAGGAAGACATCATGGATCTCCAGCTCTCGGGCAGAACCGCCCTCGTCACCGGTGCGAGCAGAGGAATGGGACTGGAGGTCGTGCGCGTCCTCCAGGAGGAGGGCGTCACGGTCGTCACCGCCTCGCGCTCGGTCACACCGGAGCTCGCCGGGACCGGAGCGACGCCTCTGCTCGGCGACCTCTCCCAGCCCGATGTCCCGGCGCGGATCGTGGCCGAGGCGCTCGAGGTCACGGGAACGCTGGACATCCTGGTCAACAACGTCGGCGGTGGCGACGCGGGCGCTCCTGGAACAGGCTTCCTCGGCTTCTCCGAGCAGGCATGGGCCTCCACCTTCGCGCTGAACCTCTTCGCGGCCGTGCGGACCACGCGCGCCGCTCTGCCCGCCCTGCTGGCGTCGCGCGGGGCCGTCGTGAACGTCTCGTCCGACAGCGCTCGTCGACCGCATACCGCACCGCTGCCGTACGGCGCGGCGAAGGCGGCGCTCAACGCGGTGACGAAGGGGCTGTCCGAGGAGTTCGGCCCCCAGGGGGTGCGGTTCAACACCGTGTCGCCGTCGTCGACCCGCACCGCTCTGTGGGAAGGGGAGCAGAGCTTCGGCGCCGACCTCGCGCAGTCGATGGACCTCACGCAGGAGGAGCTGATCGCCGCCCTCCCGTCGCAGATGGGGATGCTGACCGGTCGATTCATCGAGCCCCGCGAGATCGCGACGACGATCGTCCATCTGGTCTCGCCGCTCGCGGCCAGCGTGCACGGCGCCACCTGGGTCGTCGATGCCGGGGTCTCCAAGACCGTCGCGTAGAACGGCGACGCTCCGCCTGCTCCGTCCGCTCCTTCCGCTCCGCCTGCTCCGCGGCCTGAGCGCCCTGCGGCCTCAGAGCGCCGGCGTCGCGAACCCGCCGTTGGAGTACAGCAGCTGGCCGCGGATCCAGGCGCCCCGCTCGGAGACGAGGAAGCGCACCAGGTCCGCGACGGTGTCCGTGCCTCCGAGGTGCCCGGCGGGAGTGGCCGCCGCCCCGGAGGCGCGGATCTCGTCGTCCATCCATCCGGTGTCGATCGGCCCGGGGTTGATCACGTTGGTGCGGATCCCGCGGTCGGCGAGCTCGTGCGTGCCGGCCAGGACCAGCCGGTCCAGCGCCCCCTTGGTGGAGCCGTAGGGGAGGTTGTGCACGGTGTGGTCGCTGGTCAGGGAGATGACCGCGCCGCCCGGGGTGTCCGTGCCGGGCTCGACCTGCTCGGCGAAGGCCTTCATCAGCAGCCAGGTGGCGCGCACGTTGACGGCGTAGTGGCGGTCGAAGCTCTCCACGGTGGTGTCCAGGATCGAGGAGTCCACCGACTCGCAGTGGCAGGTCACGAGCGCTCCCAGCGGGCCCAGCGCCTCGCGGGCGGCGGTGACGAGCGCGGGCGGGACCGCGGGGTCCTCGAGGTCGCCGGGCAGCAGCTCCACCCGTCGGCCGAGAGCGCGCAGCTCCTCGGCGAGCAGCTCGACATCCGCGTCCTCGCCCAGCACGCGGCGGTCATAGGGTGCGTGATAGCTCAGGGCCAGGTCGACACCGTCGGCGGCGAGGCCTCGGGCGATCGCCGCGGCGATCCCGCGACGCCGGCCCACGCCGGTGAGCAGGGCGGTGCGGGGCAGGACGGCGGCGGGCGAGGCGGAGGAGTGCATGACGCCGACGCTAAGGTCGCCCGGCCGGTGGGGCAAGCGGATTTCTCGGCGTGCGCCAGGTCAGGCGGGCTCCGCGCCGTCCCACACCACGTGCCGGTCCTCGTCCAGGCGGGCGCCCTCGCTGGGTTCATGCGGCCGCTGCTGCCCGGAGTGCATCAGGTCGAGCACCTCGGCCCCGTGCTCGAGCAGCATGACATCGGCGATCAGCCGTCGGTGGCATCGCCACCACACGGCCTCCGAGCACATCACCGCCGTCCGGGCGCGGGAGACGTCGGCTCGCAGCTCCTCCAGGCCCGCGCGGAACTCCTCGCTGCGGGTCCATCCGGCGTAGGCGCGGAACTGGGCGACGCGCCACCAGGTGTCGGGGGAGGCGGCCTCCTCCTCCGCGGTGAGTCGGCGCCGCCCGCCGAGCCGTTCGTCCCAGCGGTGCTCGATGCCGGCCTCGGTGCAGATCTCCTCGATCGCTCCGCGTGCAGCGGCGTCGTTCGTCCGGGAGCCGGGGTGGCGGCGCACGTCCACGAGCCGCGCGATGCCGGCGCCGGTGAGGAGGGCGGCGAGCTCTTCCCGCTCGAGCCGGCCGTGCCCGAGGGTGAGCAATGTGCCGTGACCCCCGCTCACGCCGTGGCGCTGGAGAGGCGCAGCGCGCCCGGATCGAACAGCTCGATCTTCCCGCACGAGGTGCAGGAGAGCACCGTGGCCTCCGGGCTGAACGCGTCCACGCCGAACAGGGTCGCGGTGCCGCTGCTCAGCACGATGTTCCGGGACCAGAACCATCCCTGGCCGCAGTGGCCGCAGGTCACGGTGCGCTCGCCCGCGACCGCCCAGACGGGCTCATTCGTCGACATCGTCGGTCCTCCCGCAGATCGGCTCCGCGCCGCCGAGGAGGGCGGTGGTGGTCAGGTCCACCTGGGGCGGGAACAGCCCCAGGGTGTGCAGCGCGGCCGCGCCGTTCTCGGCGCTCGAGGGCGCGCAGGCGTCGGCGACCACGCTGACGCGGGCGCCGGCGTCGGCCGCGGCGAGCACGGTGGTGATCACGCAGCAGTCCGTGGAGACCCCGGCGACCAGCAGGTGGGGTGCGGGGCCGACGATCCCGGCGAGCTGCGGCCCCCACTTCCCGAAGCTCGGCTCGTCCACGGTGGCATGGGCGGTGAGCGCTGCGGCGCCGTCCACCAGCTCGTAGAGCGGATCGGTGGCGGGGACGTCCGCGAAGGGCCAGGCGCGGAAGTACTCGCCCCAGGCGGTGGAGCGGTCGGCGGTGGGCAGCCAGCGGCTGACCAGGGTGCGCTCGGGACCCACCTGCTCGGCGAGCTGCCGGATCCGGGGCCAGGCCTCCGCCCAGAACGGCGAGGCCCAGTCCGAGTCGGGGGCGGCGAAGATCCGCTGCGGGTCCACGATCAGCAGCCAGGGCGCCGGGTGCGGCTCAGGAGCAGGGGGCATGGGCGGGGTCCTCTCCGGGGTGGGCCTCGGGGCACGGCGGGGTCGACGTGGGCTCAGGGTAGTCCGCCCGGCGCCGGGAGCGGAGCGCGGCGATGATCGCCGGCCCCACGGCGGAACCCGCCCCGACCAGGCACAGGCAACCGCCCACGATCGCGAGCGGCGGCGGCACCTCCGCCAGGAGCAGCCAGGCCAGCAGCAGGGTGAGGGCCGGCACCAGCAGGGAGGAGGAGCTCAGCAGGCCCGCCCCGGTGTGGGTCAGGGCGTACCCCCACAGCAGGAACGCGAGGGCGGTGGGGAACACTCCGAGGTACAGCACTCCGAGCACCGCGTCGAGCGGGGCCGCCCGCAGCTCGGTCGCCAGGGCCGGGGCGAAGGGAACGGTCGCGAGCGCCCCGGCGAGCACGCCGATCACCGTCATCGAGGTGGAGTCGACGTGGGCCAGCAGCAGCTTCTGGGCGAGCACGCTGCCGGCATAGAACAGGGCCGCCAGCAGGCCCAGCACCACGCCCAGACCGGAGAGCCCGCCGGTGGAGGCCCCCACCGAGATCAGCACGATGCCGCTGAAGGCGACCAGCACCCCGGCGAGCAGCCGCACCGAGAGGCCCTCGCCGAGCAGCAGCCCGGAGACCACGGCGACGATCAGCGGGGCGAGGTTGACGAGCATCGCGGTGGTGGCGGCGTCGAGGAACAGCTCGGCGGCGCTGAGGACCACGAGGTAGGCCGCGAACCAGGCGACGCCCCAGCCCAGCACCGCCGCCCACAGCCGCAGGCTCCGCGGCATCCGGACCCTGCCCAGGGCCAGCAGGAGCAGCAGCACGATCGAGGCGGCGACCACGCGCAGCAGCGTCATCGCCCCGGGGGAGAAGTCGTTCCCGGCCACGCGGATCACGAGGAAGGACGAGGCCCACATGAGCAGCACCCCGCTCGCGGCGAGCCACGGCAGGGCGGGGTGGGAGGGGACGCGCATGGGTCCATCGTGGACCCTGCGACCCGGCCACGGCCAGCGCTGTTCAGGGTCGGCGGATCAGCCGTCGAGGGTCAGCGACCCTCCTGCGCCCGGATCCTCCCGCGACGCGCGAACCAGGTCACCCCGAAGCCGAGCACCAGCGCGAGCAGCACGCCGATGTTCGAGTACGCCCAGTTCCCGTCCCAGGAGGAGCCGGCCGGATCGTCCACGAAGGTGCCCAGGCCCAGCGGCTCGAGCAGATAGCCCTGCCAGTTGTTCCACGGCGCGGCGTCGGCGAAGGAGTTCACCACCAGGCCCCAGCCCAGGACCGAGGCGACCACCATGGTGAGGATCGAGGTCCAGTCGAAG is part of the Brachybacterium ginsengisoli genome and encodes:
- a CDS encoding YjiH family protein, with amino-acid sequence MMTTSDAVPAPDRQGRRPADGHQLFESSAAGRARSVIGVDGTERPVPPRRWRFFVYSAIGLAMFFVSVEIGGKSTILVDHALTLVMWVLGAALPWVVVALVALGTLRPFVTGSWRHGALRTIFALANIVGLAVAVCAALGYYPGPLGNPDIGPFLWEKLGIPVGLIVPVGAVFLALLINYGLMEFIGVLVQPIMRPVWKVPGRAAVDAVASFVGSYSLALLITDRVYREGRYTGKEAAIIATGFSTVSATFMVIVASTLDLMEHWTLYFLLTFAVTFAVTAITVRIPPLSRVADDPFEGVEHLAEPVSRGHRLRQAWDEAMRALAGAPGVVAGSWATFKDGVLMAAAIVPSILSIGLAGLLLATYTPVFDLIGWLFVPIAWLVQLPDPALAGKAVAVGIAEMFLPATVVAGHESEVLRFTVGVTAVSQIVFFSALVPSVLATRIPVNVGQLVVLWFVRVVLTILITAPLAHLLL
- the hutH gene encoding histidine ammonia-lyase; this translates as MTSPVVLASSGLTAADVLAVARGRARVDLDPAARAQVDAVREHIDALAAPGHAPVYGVSTGFGALADTAIEPSMRHALQRSLIRSHAAGAGPEVETEVVRALMLLRARTLASGRTGVRPVVVETMLALLNAQITPIVHEYGSLGCSGDLAPLSHCAIVLMGEGRARDRDGVERPVPELLAEAGIAPVLLEEKEGLALINGTDGMLGMLLMAIADLDDLVRTADLTTALSVQGLRGRDSVFKPELHFPLRPHPGQEASAANILALLEDSPIIADVAAEGSRVQDAYSLRCAPQVAGGVRDTIEHARTVALRELDAAIDNPVVLPDGTVTSNGNFHGAPVAYVLDFLAVVSADLASIAERRTDRMLDTSRSHGLPPFLADDPGVDSGFMIAQYTQAGLVSDMKRLAVPASVDSIPSSAMQEDHVSMGWHAARKLRTSVENLRRVLAIELLTAARAIDLRPLGPSPASAAAMAVLRRTVEGPGPDRFLAPDIAEAEARLLDGSVLAAVEEVVGRLR
- a CDS encoding TerC family protein, producing the protein MGELHLGFEITALVVLCVILVADLLIVLKRPHLPSMKECAAWIGFYVGLALVFALVLLFVGGMKPASEFVTGWLLEYSLSIDNLFVFIIIMAKFGVPRKYQQEALMVGIIIALIARGLFILAGSVIIEHFTAVFYVFGIFLLWTAWKQAFEEEDDGSDSFIMRTVRKVFPVSDEYEGNKLRTVVDGKKVFTPMLLVFITLGITDVMFALDSIPAIFGVTRNPFLVFTANIFALMGLRQLYFLLGGLLERLAYLHYGIAAILGFIGVKLLIHAIHEAPLDFIPGFDLLKKIPEVPIWLSLAFIVVAMGTAVLVSIVAANRAETREVDEGAPTER
- a CDS encoding TerC family protein, which gives rise to MTVSPLVWIVTIVAVLGLLAFDYIFHVRKAHIPTIREAAVWSAIYVGIALLFGAGVFLFGGSTMGTEYFAGYVTEKALSVDNLFVFLVIIGAFAVPREDQQKVLLFGITFAIIARSGMIAIGAAAIDAFAAVFYLFGAILLVTAGKMILDELKGEDHEEEKDSFFVRVIKKYLPATDEYDGDKFFTIENGKRVLTPMLLVMIAIGATDILFALDSIPAIFGLTQNTYIVFTATVFSLLGLRQLYFLIDGLLDRLVYLSYGLSIILAFIGVKLVVHALHENELSFINDGEAVHAIPEITTSLSLSVIVGVLVITILASLLSPKGRAQAAVNDAHREAQAYIEMTYASFEKKRDAMYDRMIAHEKIIDALPAKYEDMVVAEKNVRELLTDAHRLHDQRLAFNDRAERSDEQPEGLVVTRADGTVATDPSGNVVTVAAEEELLAKKAAKRREREQARADHAANRGR
- a CDS encoding CPBP family intramembrane glutamic endopeptidase; translated protein: MTAPHTPSAPVASAAATLPASAVDRTDRRRGLQLVLGILLFLGAQVVMAGVARLATAAAGAPADAGPAPWALLLSAVVGAALAFGGYLLIVGRVGGRPGLALRGRGRLVELMAGLALGVGLIALSVGVITLLGGYRVTGFSPSPQLLVPLAIGLGAGVVEEIAFRGVVLRVLDAWLGSWAALAISSLLFGLIHLTNPGASLVTALGLVIEAGVLLGAAYLLTRRLWLAIGLHIAWNTVQAGVFSSAVSGTGKQNGLLVAETTGPTWLTGGAMGVEGSLVSVLLGLAVGIVMLVLAARRGHLLPSVRAERAES
- a CDS encoding TetR/AcrR family transcriptional regulator; protein product: MSENPQSSPRPLRADAENSIARILEAAERVFAADPTASLAAVAAAAGVARTTVHRRFSSREELRDALVDAVNAKLREAIAGANVGTAPPLAALYQLTVATLDLKVDWRASWQFVDQGGEGARGVDPDSIAALDSLLQRSLEAGLLRPGTDLRWTRDVYMALLHEAATARPEGEDSAHRANLVLQTLLRGVGSAEHDLGLSTPTG
- a CDS encoding SDR family oxidoreductase, whose protein sequence is MDLQLSGRTALVTGASRGMGLEVVRVLQEEGVTVVTASRSVTPELAGTGATPLLGDLSQPDVPARIVAEALEVTGTLDILVNNVGGGDAGAPGTGFLGFSEQAWASTFALNLFAAVRTTRAALPALLASRGAVVNVSSDSARRPHTAPLPYGAAKAALNAVTKGLSEEFGPQGVRFNTVSPSSTRTALWEGEQSFGADLAQSMDLTQEELIAALPSQMGMLTGRFIEPREIATTIVHLVSPLAASVHGATWVVDAGVSKTVA
- a CDS encoding SDR family oxidoreductase gives rise to the protein MHSSASPAAVLPRTALLTGVGRRRGIAAAIARGLAADGVDLALSYHAPYDRRVLGEDADVELLAEELRALGRRVELLPGDLEDPAVPPALVTAAREALGPLGALVTCHCESVDSSILDTTVESFDRHYAVNVRATWLLMKAFAEQVEPGTDTPGGAVISLTSDHTVHNLPYGSTKGALDRLVLAGTHELADRGIRTNVINPGPIDTGWMDDEIRASGAAATPAGHLGGTDTVADLVRFLVSERGAWIRGQLLYSNGGFATPAL
- a CDS encoding DUF488 domain-containing protein, which produces MSGGHGTLLTLGHGRLEREELAALLTGAGIARLVDVRRHPGSRTNDAAARGAIEEICTEAGIEHRWDERLGGRRRLTAEEEAASPDTWWRVAQFRAYAGWTRSEEFRAGLEELRADVSRARTAVMCSEAVWWRCHRRLIADVMLLEHGAEVLDLMHSGQQRPHEPSEGARLDEDRHVVWDGAEPA